A window of the Chloroflexus sp. Y-396-1 genome harbors these coding sequences:
- a CDS encoding VWA domain-containing protein, with product MPYISFIYPEALWLLLVPVGMVVIALFAPRRLSPLRFWASLTVRTVIAVMLIFAFAGVQFVRPVDRLTTVFLLDGSDSMPASTRAQAEAFIRDALQAMPADDQAAIVVFGDNALVERTPDSDRRLGRITSIPIAHRTNIEAAIQLGMALFPADTQKRLVLLSDGGENSGRAIDAARLAASRGIPIDIVDLTLVNTDAEVLVASIEAPNSVRDGQEAVIVANVESNVSQSAVVRLIDDTGIVEERVLELSPGVTPVEFLVPVEGNGFRRYRVQVEAADDGRIQNNEAAALIRVQGPPRILLIAREAADARPLVTALTATGITAELISPEAAPRTLADLSTYDVLVLVNTPARALPVGLMQAIPGYVRDLGRGLLMIGGENSFGVGGYGRTAVEEALPVYMDVRDRELRPDLAIVFVIDKSGSMDACHCADPDRGVPVTSSSERKIDIAKDAIAQATALLGPQDTVGVVTFDGAASAAFPATRGATVEQVMNAIAGLEPRGPTNIRAGLLRAEEVLQQVDARIKHIVLLTDGWGSGGDQLDVAARLREQGITLTTVAAGSGSASYLQQLAAEGGGRYYPVVDMADVPQIFVQETITTIGNYIVEQPFIPIRYSSSPILAGISATPPLYGYNGSTLKSTAQLVLATEDQQPILATWQFGLGRSAAWLSDTKGKWAHDWITWDGFPRFVSQLVGDLIPRVGQNVKAEVAVTGSETVVRLVTDSGQNDLNVVATLIGGDGSRREIPLTQVAPNQYQARLESPNPGTYLVQISGMRGDRVVVQETAGMVVPYSSEYRSAQANPGLLNELATTTNGRLISDPAAVFDRLNRVFSAQEIALPLLWLALILLPLDIALRRLMIRRSDFSALGTLRHRKSVSVAPDPVLSRLRAARDQARRQMVADRVQLPLEETPPTQLSTPPPPSTTVQPEDALTRLRAAKERARKRITGEGE from the coding sequence ATGCCGTATATTTCTTTCATTTATCCTGAAGCCCTCTGGTTGCTCCTCGTGCCGGTTGGTATGGTGGTGATCGCCCTGTTTGCACCGCGTCGCTTATCACCGCTGCGGTTTTGGGCCAGTCTCACTGTACGTACCGTGATTGCGGTGATGCTAATCTTCGCATTTGCCGGCGTTCAATTTGTGCGTCCAGTTGATCGACTGACAACCGTCTTTCTGTTGGATGGGAGCGATTCGATGCCGGCATCGACGAGGGCCCAGGCAGAGGCGTTTATTCGCGATGCGCTCCAGGCGATGCCTGCTGATGACCAGGCAGCAATTGTTGTATTTGGCGACAATGCTCTGGTTGAGCGTACCCCCGATAGTGATCGACGATTGGGACGGATTACGTCTATTCCGATCGCGCATCGCACCAATATTGAAGCGGCAATTCAGCTTGGTATGGCACTCTTTCCGGCTGATACCCAAAAGCGATTGGTACTCCTTTCGGATGGCGGTGAAAATAGCGGACGGGCAATCGATGCTGCTCGTCTGGCAGCCAGTCGTGGTATTCCCATCGACATTGTTGATCTAACGCTGGTAAATACCGATGCGGAAGTGCTGGTTGCCAGTATTGAAGCTCCTAACAGTGTCCGCGATGGTCAAGAGGCAGTCATTGTTGCCAATGTCGAAAGCAATGTCAGCCAGTCAGCCGTAGTCCGACTGATTGACGACACCGGTATTGTTGAAGAACGTGTGCTTGAGCTTTCACCTGGTGTCACTCCGGTAGAGTTTCTAGTGCCGGTGGAAGGCAATGGTTTTCGCCGGTATCGGGTGCAGGTTGAAGCGGCCGATGATGGTCGAATTCAGAACAATGAAGCTGCCGCGTTGATCCGGGTACAAGGACCACCGCGGATTTTGCTTATTGCCCGAGAGGCAGCCGATGCTCGACCATTGGTCACGGCTCTTACCGCCACCGGTATCACCGCCGAGCTGATCTCACCTGAAGCAGCACCGCGCACACTGGCCGATCTGAGTACCTACGATGTATTGGTACTGGTCAATACGCCGGCACGCGCCTTACCGGTTGGCCTAATGCAGGCAATTCCCGGCTATGTGCGTGATCTAGGTCGTGGTCTCTTGATGATCGGCGGCGAAAACAGCTTTGGCGTTGGTGGGTATGGTCGTACTGCGGTGGAAGAGGCGTTGCCGGTCTACATGGATGTGCGTGATCGTGAGCTACGACCCGATCTGGCAATCGTCTTTGTCATCGATAAATCAGGCTCAATGGATGCCTGTCACTGCGCCGATCCTGACCGTGGTGTACCGGTGACTTCTTCGAGCGAACGGAAGATCGATATTGCCAAAGATGCGATTGCTCAGGCTACCGCTTTGCTTGGCCCACAGGATACGGTCGGCGTTGTCACCTTTGATGGGGCAGCATCTGCTGCATTTCCGGCCACTCGTGGGGCAACAGTTGAACAGGTTATGAATGCAATCGCTGGTCTCGAACCTCGCGGGCCAACCAATATTCGGGCAGGTTTGCTGCGGGCTGAGGAGGTACTGCAACAGGTTGATGCCCGGATCAAGCATATTGTCTTATTGACCGATGGCTGGGGAAGTGGCGGCGATCAACTCGATGTAGCAGCGCGGTTGCGTGAACAGGGTATTACGCTGACGACGGTAGCCGCCGGGAGCGGTTCGGCGAGCTATTTGCAGCAACTGGCTGCCGAGGGTGGTGGACGTTACTATCCGGTAGTTGATATGGCCGACGTACCACAAATCTTCGTGCAAGAGACAATTACGACGATCGGGAATTATATTGTTGAACAGCCATTTATTCCAATACGCTACAGTAGCAGTCCAATCCTGGCCGGTATTAGTGCGACACCACCATTGTATGGATACAACGGCAGTACGTTGAAAAGCACTGCCCAATTGGTGCTGGCTACCGAAGATCAACAACCGATCCTGGCGACCTGGCAATTCGGGCTTGGGCGCAGTGCGGCCTGGTTAAGTGATACAAAGGGTAAGTGGGCACACGACTGGATCACCTGGGACGGATTTCCGCGGTTTGTTTCGCAGCTCGTTGGCGATCTTATTCCGCGTGTTGGGCAAAATGTAAAAGCCGAAGTAGCGGTAACCGGCAGTGAAACGGTCGTTCGCCTGGTTACCGACAGTGGGCAAAATGATTTGAATGTGGTTGCAACCTTAATCGGCGGCGATGGTTCACGGCGTGAAATCCCACTGACTCAGGTGGCGCCCAATCAGTATCAGGCCCGATTGGAAAGCCCTAATCCTGGCACCTACCTGGTACAGATTTCCGGCATGAGAGGTGATCGGGTGGTTGTGCAAGAAACTGCCGGGATGGTTGTCCCCTACTCTTCTGAATACCGCAGCGCGCAGGCTAATCCGGGATTGCTAAACGAGCTGGCGACAACCACAAATGGTCGGCTCATTAGTGACCCGGCAGCAGTTTTTGATCGCCTTAATCGGGTTTTTTCGGCTCAGGAAATTGCTCTGCCGTTGCTCTGGTTGGCACTCATCCTGCTCCCGCTTGATATAGCGTTGCGACGATTGATGATTCGACGTAGTGATTTTAGCGCGCTCGGTACACTACGACACAGGAAGTCAGTGTCAGTAGCGCCCGATCCAGTGCTCAGTCGCTTGCGAGCCGCCCGTGATCAGGCTCGACGGCAGATGGTTGCAGATCGCGTTCAGCTTCCGCTAGAAGAGACACCACCTACGCAACTATCGACGCCACCACCGCCATCGACAACGGTTCAGCCAGAAGATGCGCTAACCAGACTACGTGCTGCAAAGGAGCGAGCGCGGAAACGCATTACTGGTGAGGGAGAATAG
- a CDS encoding tRNA (guanosine(46)-N(7))-methyltransferase TrmB, with amino-acid sequence MGRGRYPARLHVTAPPPEIAARYYRSWPAHELYHTPERFPPLSAEGLFGRAAPLTLEFGCATGEYLCTLAAAQPTACFVGIDIVAKPLYRAVERAVALDLTNILFIHADARLIYQRIPDAALTTIILHFPPPLLRNRQRNQLLVSPQMLACAARTLVPGGYLSFLTDHPDLFALMQELLPAFPALRAIPASPAELAVFESHYHRRWAARGRTIRGLRIERVDNL; translated from the coding sequence ATGGGGAGAGGTCGTTATCCCGCACGCTTACACGTTACTGCGCCGCCGCCTGAAATTGCTGCCCGTTACTACCGTTCGTGGCCGGCGCATGAACTTTACCATACGCCGGAGCGTTTTCCACCACTCAGCGCCGAAGGGTTGTTTGGTCGTGCTGCACCACTGACCCTCGAATTTGGCTGCGCTACCGGCGAATACCTTTGTACTCTGGCAGCAGCGCAGCCAACTGCCTGCTTTGTGGGCATCGATATTGTGGCTAAACCGCTCTACCGTGCTGTCGAACGCGCTGTCGCGCTTGATCTGACGAATATCCTATTCATTCACGCTGATGCGCGACTGATCTATCAGCGCATTCCTGATGCAGCTTTAACGACCATCATCTTGCATTTCCCACCACCGCTCCTGCGGAATCGCCAACGCAATCAGTTGCTCGTCTCACCACAGATGCTGGCATGTGCTGCCCGTACTCTTGTTCCAGGTGGTTATCTCAGCTTTCTTACCGACCATCCTGACCTCTTTGCACTGATGCAAGAACTCTTGCCCGCTTTCCCAGCGCTGCGTGCTATCCCGGCTTCACCGGCTGAATTAGCAGTCTTCGAGTCGCACTATCACCGACGCTGGGCTGCACGTGGCCGCACTATTAGAGGTCTGCGGATCGAGCGGGTAGACAATCTCTGA
- the phoU gene encoding phosphate signaling complex protein PhoU → MRPREHFDQELDALRSQVVNLGHAVSEALARAITALERGDVELARAVVSNDAEINEAKNAIEQHAIQLIATQQPVARDLRRIVAAMAISYELERIADYAKSTAKMVVGSPDPNRGPLVAPAELVALGKVARANLERTLQALSNGDAETIKDIVAREDEIDHDYKQLKRAMVAQLTPPETADLLFIAHNFERVSDRALNMVEKIIFMTRGDQVELND, encoded by the coding sequence ATGCGACCACGTGAACACTTTGATCAGGAGCTCGATGCGCTACGCAGTCAGGTGGTGAATTTGGGACATGCAGTGAGTGAGGCGCTCGCTAGAGCAATCACAGCTCTCGAACGGGGTGATGTCGAATTGGCACGAGCGGTCGTTAGTAATGATGCCGAGATTAATGAGGCGAAAAACGCCATTGAGCAACACGCTATCCAGCTTATTGCAACCCAGCAACCGGTAGCTCGCGATTTGCGCCGGATTGTCGCGGCAATGGCAATCAGTTATGAACTGGAACGCATCGCTGATTATGCCAAAAGCACTGCCAAAATGGTGGTCGGCAGCCCCGATCCCAATCGTGGGCCGTTGGTTGCACCAGCAGAGTTGGTCGCTCTCGGTAAGGTGGCGCGAGCTAATCTTGAGCGTACATTACAGGCCCTAAGCAATGGCGACGCCGAGACAATTAAGGATATCGTTGCTCGCGAAGATGAGATCGACCACGATTATAAACAGCTTAAGCGGGCTATGGTAGCACAACTGACACCACCAGAGACAGCCGATCTGCTGTTTATCGCCCATAATTTCGAGCGGGTTTCGGATCGAGCATTGAATATGGTCGAAAAGATTATTTTTATGACAAGAGGTGATCAGGTTGAGCTGAACGACTGA
- a CDS encoding YkgJ family cysteine cluster protein codes for MECRVGCGACCIAPSISSPIPGMPNGKPAGVRCIQLTADNRCALYGKPERPAVCVSLRPHPDMCGRTFEEAMWLLTRLELATQPEK; via the coding sequence ATGGAGTGTCGAGTCGGTTGCGGCGCCTGTTGCATTGCACCCTCGATCTCATCACCTATTCCTGGTATGCCCAATGGTAAGCCTGCTGGAGTGCGCTGTATCCAATTAACCGCTGACAATCGTTGTGCATTGTACGGCAAGCCAGAACGACCAGCAGTATGTGTGAGCCTGCGTCCGCATCCCGATATGTGCGGTCGTACTTTCGAAGAAGCGATGTGGTTGCTCACAAGGCTCGAGCTGGCAACCCAACCTGAAAAATAA
- a CDS encoding LrgB family protein: MDERIFSLWVYLAQTPLLWLTTTIAVYRLMTIISRRFGSPPLLNPVLLAIVTIVMILLVSDTPYPTYFDGAQFVHFLLGPATVALAIPLYEAERTLRRIFWPALTGLLIGSITGITAAVVVGRLFGLSDITLRSLVPKSITTPIAMGVAEQLGGLPSLTAVIVIMTGMVGALFGWELLGLIGIRDDGERGFALGLASHGLGTARSLQFSSAAGALAGLAMGLNGAVTSLLAPIIVPWLGL; this comes from the coding sequence ATGGACGAACGCATCTTCTCACTGTGGGTCTACCTGGCCCAAACGCCATTACTCTGGCTAACGACAACGATTGCTGTATACCGACTTATGACGATCATCAGCCGACGGTTTGGATCGCCACCGTTATTGAACCCGGTTTTATTAGCCATTGTGACAATTGTGATGATCTTGTTAGTTTCTGACACCCCCTACCCAACCTACTTTGACGGGGCACAATTTGTACACTTTCTCCTGGGACCAGCAACAGTCGCCCTAGCAATTCCGCTTTACGAAGCTGAGCGAACGCTGCGCAGAATCTTCTGGCCAGCCCTTACCGGTTTGCTGATCGGTTCAATAACCGGCATAACGGCTGCGGTAGTGGTTGGCCGGCTCTTTGGTCTATCTGACATAACCTTGCGCTCGCTTGTTCCAAAATCGATCACGACACCTATTGCGATGGGTGTGGCCGAACAACTCGGCGGATTACCATCACTGACCGCAGTCATTGTGATCATGACGGGCATGGTCGGCGCTTTGTTCGGTTGGGAACTACTGGGCCTGATCGGGATACGCGACGACGGCGAACGGGGTTTTGCGCTCGGTCTGGCCTCACACGGCCTGGGCACGGCGCGTTCGTTGCAGTTTAGTAGCGCAGCCGGGGCATTAGCCGGACTGGCGATGGGTTTAAATGGAGCCGTAACCTCACTGCTGGCTCCCATCATTGTACCCTGGTTGGGCCTGTAA
- the glgX gene encoding glycogen debranching protein GlgX: MQISDIWPGRPYPLGATWDGEGVNFAIFSAHASRIELCLFDSPTAAREAVRIVLPERTDDVWHGYIPGLQPGQLYGYRVHGPYLPKQGHRFNPYKLLIDPYARALYGELIWDKANYGYRVDSPYGDLTIGKRDSAPYVPRSVVIDPSFDWGDDRPPDTPLADSVIYELHVKGFTKLHPDVPEQLRGTYAGLASPAVIAYLKELGVTAVELLPVHAFITDQFLADRGLTNYWGYQPINYFSPEPRYASTSDPQAQVNEFKAMVKALHVAGIEVIIDVVYNHTGEGNHLGPTLSFRGIDNVAYYRLVPDQPRYYLDDTGTGNSLDLNHPRTLQLVLDSLRYWVTEMHVDGFRFDLARTLTRGPVGSEQTSPFLAMVRQDPILSRVKLIAEPWDVGFDGYWVGRFPPPWAEWNGRYRDTVRRFWKGDPGQAAEFASRFMGSMDLYQHNGRRPYHSINFVTAHDGFTLRDLVSYNEKHNEANGEDNRDGDNHNNSWNCGVEGPTDNPEIRALRLRQMMNFIATLFLSQGTPMLLAGDERGRTQQGNNNAYCQDNPISWVDWRSEPEADLLHAFTQRLIAFRRNHPVLRRRRFFTGHLGNAEYDVEWLSPDGQEVGPELWQQPELRCIGVLLNGAVIDDRDERGNSMRDDVLLVLINAGDEAVPFILPDWPDDASWHVVIDTAQPDLDQPLPVTDQMYHIQPRALAVLIEQVASVPPMQITAVTGN, encoded by the coding sequence ATGCAGATTTCCGACATCTGGCCGGGTCGTCCATATCCGCTTGGGGCAACGTGGGACGGCGAAGGCGTGAATTTCGCCATCTTCTCTGCACACGCAAGTCGGATTGAGTTGTGTCTGTTCGATAGCCCTACCGCAGCTCGCGAAGCAGTACGTATCGTTCTTCCTGAGCGGACGGACGATGTCTGGCATGGGTATATTCCCGGCTTGCAACCTGGACAACTCTATGGCTATCGGGTTCACGGGCCATACTTACCAAAGCAAGGCCATCGTTTTAATCCGTATAAGCTGCTGATCGATCCGTATGCTCGCGCCCTCTATGGAGAACTGATCTGGGATAAAGCAAACTACGGGTATCGGGTTGATAGTCCGTATGGGGATCTCACCATTGGCAAGCGTGACAGTGCACCGTATGTCCCCCGTTCGGTAGTAATCGATCCCAGCTTTGATTGGGGCGATGATCGACCTCCTGATACGCCGCTGGCCGACTCGGTGATTTATGAACTACACGTCAAGGGTTTTACCAAACTCCATCCCGACGTCCCAGAACAGTTACGGGGAACCTATGCTGGTCTGGCATCGCCAGCAGTTATTGCGTATCTGAAAGAACTTGGTGTGACAGCCGTTGAACTCTTACCGGTACACGCTTTCATCACCGATCAGTTTCTTGCTGACCGTGGGTTGACCAACTATTGGGGGTATCAGCCGATCAATTATTTTAGTCCAGAACCACGGTACGCCAGTACATCTGATCCGCAGGCCCAGGTTAATGAATTTAAAGCTATGGTCAAGGCTCTGCACGTCGCCGGAATCGAAGTTATTATCGATGTGGTATACAACCACACCGGCGAAGGGAATCATCTTGGTCCGACGCTGAGTTTTCGCGGAATCGATAATGTTGCCTACTACCGGTTAGTGCCCGATCAGCCGCGGTATTATCTTGATGATACCGGAACCGGGAATAGTCTTGATCTGAACCATCCCCGCACACTCCAGCTTGTCCTCGACTCGCTACGCTACTGGGTGACCGAGATGCACGTCGACGGCTTCCGGTTTGATCTCGCCCGCACGCTTACCCGTGGCCCGGTCGGCTCTGAACAGACCAGTCCTTTTTTGGCAATGGTGCGCCAGGACCCTATTCTCTCGCGAGTCAAGCTCATCGCCGAGCCATGGGATGTCGGTTTTGACGGCTATTGGGTCGGTCGTTTTCCACCACCGTGGGCCGAGTGGAATGGTCGGTATCGAGACACAGTACGTCGCTTTTGGAAAGGCGATCCTGGTCAGGCAGCCGAGTTCGCTTCACGTTTTATGGGATCGATGGATCTCTATCAGCACAATGGGCGTCGTCCGTACCATTCGATCAACTTTGTCACTGCCCACGATGGCTTTACACTGCGTGATCTGGTTTCGTACAACGAAAAACACAACGAAGCCAATGGTGAAGACAATCGTGATGGTGATAACCACAATAATTCGTGGAACTGCGGCGTCGAAGGGCCTACTGACAATCCGGAAATTCGGGCATTGCGACTGCGGCAGATGATGAATTTCATTGCTACCCTTTTCTTATCGCAGGGTACACCGATGCTGCTGGCCGGTGATGAACGTGGCCGTACTCAGCAAGGCAATAACAACGCCTACTGTCAAGATAACCCCATCTCTTGGGTTGACTGGCGGTCTGAGCCAGAAGCCGATCTTCTGCATGCGTTTACTCAACGGCTAATCGCATTCCGACGCAATCATCCCGTGTTACGCCGTCGTCGCTTTTTTACCGGTCATCTTGGTAATGCCGAATACGACGTCGAATGGCTCAGCCCCGATGGTCAAGAAGTTGGTCCCGAACTCTGGCAGCAGCCGGAGTTGCGCTGTATTGGGGTTTTGCTGAATGGAGCTGTGATTGACGATCGCGATGAACGCGGGAACTCGATGCGCGATGATGTGCTGCTGGTGTTAATTAACGCTGGCGACGAGGCCGTTCCATTTATCTTACCTGATTGGCCAGACGATGCAAGCTGGCACGTCGTCATCGATACCGCTCAACCTGATTTAGATCAGCCCCTGCCCGTTACCGATCAGATGTATCACATTCAACCGCGAGCACTGGCTGTCTTGATCGAGCAGGTTGCCAGTGTACCGCCCATGCAGATTACAGCGGTGACAGGGAATTAG
- a CDS encoding NUDIX hydrolase, which yields MPTWKLLKREVLLHQPPFLTVERHHLVLPNGREIPNWQWVITPEYVNVAAITVDQRFVLFRQEKYAVEGFSLAPVGGYLEPGEDPLVAAQRELQEESGYVATEWEALGAYAVDGNRGAGVAHLFLARQARFVGKGESDDLEAQELVLLSVDEVRRALHAGEFKVLAWATVMALALLRLAE from the coding sequence ATGCCGACCTGGAAGCTCCTTAAGCGTGAAGTATTGTTGCACCAACCGCCATTTTTAACAGTTGAACGGCATCATCTTGTCTTACCCAATGGCCGCGAAATCCCAAACTGGCAATGGGTCATCACGCCTGAATACGTAAATGTGGCGGCGATAACTGTTGATCAGCGGTTTGTGCTCTTCCGACAGGAGAAATATGCGGTCGAAGGCTTTTCGCTGGCCCCAGTAGGTGGGTATCTCGAACCGGGCGAAGATCCACTGGTAGCGGCGCAACGTGAATTGCAAGAAGAGAGCGGCTACGTCGCCACCGAATGGGAAGCATTGGGAGCATATGCGGTCGATGGGAACCGCGGAGCCGGCGTCGCTCACCTCTTCCTAGCCCGTCAGGCCAGGTTTGTTGGTAAAGGCGAGAGTGATGATCTAGAAGCGCAAGAGCTAGTGCTGCTGTCGGTTGATGAAGTGCGCAGAGCGTTACATGCCGGTGAGTTTAAGGTACTGGCCTGGGCAACAGTGATGGCGTTGGCACTGCTACGTTTGGCCGAATAA
- a CDS encoding DJ-1/PfpI family protein, producing the protein MAKKILFLVGDYVEDYEVMVPFQALAALGYQVHAVCPGKKAGEFVRTAVHDFEGDQTYSEKRGHNFTLNQNFDDVNEHEYDALVIPGGRAPEYIRLNPRVLEITRHFFTANKPVAAICHGLQVLAAAGVLNGRRCTAYAAVGPDLPLIGAEYHELPADQAITDGNLVTAPAWPAHPAWLAQFLKVLGAKIEIEPQSEAVAA; encoded by the coding sequence ATGGCGAAGAAGATCCTCTTTCTGGTCGGCGACTACGTAGAGGACTACGAGGTTATGGTTCCTTTCCAGGCCCTCGCCGCTCTCGGGTATCAGGTCCATGCTGTTTGTCCAGGCAAGAAAGCTGGTGAATTCGTTCGGACTGCCGTACACGATTTTGAAGGAGATCAGACGTATAGTGAGAAACGAGGTCACAACTTCACGCTCAACCAGAACTTTGACGATGTAAACGAACACGAGTACGACGCGCTGGTGATCCCTGGTGGGCGAGCGCCTGAGTATATTCGGCTAAACCCGCGTGTGCTCGAAATTACACGCCACTTCTTCACCGCCAATAAGCCGGTAGCAGCGATTTGCCACGGTCTTCAGGTGTTGGCTGCTGCTGGCGTCCTCAACGGTCGTCGCTGCACGGCGTATGCAGCCGTTGGACCTGATCTCCCGCTGATCGGAGCTGAGTACCACGAATTGCCTGCCGATCAGGCAATCACCGATGGCAACCTGGTGACAGCACCCGCCTGGCCGGCTCATCCGGCATGGTTAGCGCAGTTCTTGAAGGTTCTTGGCGCGAAGATCGAGATTGAACCGCAAAGTGAGGCTGTCGCCGCTTAA
- the der gene encoding ribosome biogenesis GTPase Der, with the protein MAKPIVAIVGRPNVGKSTFFNRLIGERRAIVEDIPGTTRDRLYGDTFWNGREFTVVDTAGILFGGEDPTLPEAEISRRTRAQAEHAIAEADAIIFMVDGRDGLTAADADVAAILRTTAKPVVLAVNKCDSQERMLDAVEFYALNLGDPIPMSAFHGLGTGDVLDRLTEHFPPKTFDQEEERHLRVAIVGRPNVGKSSLLNRLLGQERSVVSPIPGTTRDPIDTTIVYHGEPITLIDTAGIRRAGKIERGIEKYSVLRTLRAIERCDVALLLIDATEGVTAQDTHIAGMVIEAKKGLILVVNKWDAIEKDSHTYYEFQDQVREAFKFADYAPIVFVSALTGQRVFHLLDYAREVYGQRQKRVPTGELNNFLREVMLQQPPMAVKKGAHLRLYYAVQPQVEPPVFLFFANDGELVHWSYARYLENRLRERYGFQGTPIVIVFRSRERKEDD; encoded by the coding sequence ATGGCAAAACCGATTGTGGCCATTGTTGGTCGCCCAAATGTTGGTAAATCGACGTTCTTTAATCGCTTAATTGGCGAGCGGCGGGCGATAGTTGAAGATATTCCCGGTACCACACGCGACCGTCTCTACGGAGATACGTTTTGGAATGGACGCGAATTTACGGTGGTAGATACTGCCGGAATCCTTTTCGGGGGCGAAGATCCCACGTTACCTGAAGCCGAGATCAGTCGCCGTACTCGTGCTCAAGCTGAACATGCGATTGCTGAAGCCGACGCTATTATCTTTATGGTTGACGGACGTGATGGCTTAACGGCTGCCGATGCCGATGTAGCGGCGATCCTCCGCACAACTGCAAAGCCGGTCGTGTTGGCCGTCAACAAATGTGATAGTCAGGAACGCATGCTCGATGCGGTCGAGTTTTATGCTCTTAATCTAGGCGATCCGATTCCAATGAGTGCTTTCCACGGTCTCGGTACCGGTGATGTGCTTGACCGGCTGACCGAGCATTTTCCCCCAAAGACCTTTGATCAAGAAGAAGAGCGTCATTTACGGGTCGCCATCGTCGGTCGTCCAAACGTCGGCAAGTCCTCGCTGTTGAACCGGCTGCTAGGTCAAGAGCGGAGTGTTGTTAGTCCGATTCCAGGGACAACCCGCGATCCAATTGATACGACGATTGTTTACCACGGTGAACCAATTACCCTGATTGATACGGCCGGCATCCGACGGGCCGGTAAGATCGAACGCGGTATCGAAAAGTATAGTGTGTTACGAACCCTGCGAGCAATCGAGCGGTGTGACGTGGCACTGCTGCTCATCGATGCTACTGAAGGTGTCACTGCCCAGGATACACATATTGCCGGTATGGTCATCGAAGCGAAAAAGGGCCTGATCCTGGTGGTGAACAAATGGGACGCGATCGAGAAAGATTCGCATACCTATTACGAATTTCAAGATCAGGTGCGTGAAGCGTTTAAGTTTGCTGATTATGCGCCGATTGTTTTCGTCTCGGCGCTAACCGGTCAGCGAGTGTTTCATTTGCTCGACTACGCCCGCGAGGTATATGGACAACGGCAGAAACGGGTACCTACCGGCGAGCTAAATAATTTCTTGCGCGAAGTGATGTTGCAGCAACCACCAATGGCTGTAAAGAAGGGTGCCCATCTGCGGTTATACTATGCAGTCCAACCACAGGTTGAGCCACCAGTTTTTCTGTTTTTTGCTAACGATGGTGAGCTTGTGCATTGGTCGTATGCCCGCTATCTCGAGAATCGCCTGCGTGAACGGTATGGCTTTCAGGGCACGCCAATCGTGATCGTGTTCCGGTCGCGTGAACGTAAAGAGGATGATTGA
- a CDS encoding CidA/LrgA family protein, whose protein sequence is MIDALLGILLCQLIGEVMSRGLSLPIPGPVVGMLLLFTILRWRGRIPDQLRTTAQTILDHLPLLFVPAGVGVIVHLPLLNREGLPLLATIVVSTMITLLVTGFTMSILPKRKR, encoded by the coding sequence ATGATCGATGCACTGCTGGGTATTTTACTCTGCCAACTGATCGGCGAAGTCATGAGCCGTGGTCTTAGCCTACCAATACCAGGGCCAGTTGTTGGCATGTTACTCCTGTTTACCATCTTACGCTGGCGAGGCCGTATACCAGATCAGCTTCGGACAACCGCCCAGACCATTCTGGATCACTTACCGCTGCTGTTCGTACCGGCAGGGGTCGGAGTGATCGTCCATTTGCCGCTCCTGAACCGTGAAGGATTGCCACTCCTGGCAACAATTGTAGTATCGACGATGATCACCCTGCTGGTTACTGGTTTCACAATGAGCATCCTACCTAAACGAAAGCGATAA